In one Brassica oleracea var. oleracea cultivar TO1000 chromosome C9, BOL, whole genome shotgun sequence genomic region, the following are encoded:
- the LOC106319333 gene encoding U6 snRNA phosphodiesterase isoform X1 has product MDALRASYGDSSSDSDTDDLSPAAENHGEVSTSGKHGKESISLPPPPLSLVESIGSTGSLDVYSTKTVTRVRNFPHVDGNYALHVYIPVFIPLLAKKEIACVLKRVASLVPHLHLVEADIPLSILCNDDQKLDHALGREFHISLGRSVPLRVHQINSLVSMLRQKLQLHKRYWIDFNKWQVFVNDDSTRSFLSLEITTSGLSEISKQIDAVNEVYKLHNLPEFYKDPRPHISLVWALGDIRTSLKGAVDGELKKLRAGGCVQNRIFTSKFSGIECKIGNKTHKICKLPDE; this is encoded by the exons ATGGACGCATTGAGAGCTTCTTACGGTGACTCTTCATCGGACTCGGATACTGATGATCTCTCTCCGGCTGCTGAAAATCACGGCGAGGTATCAACCTCTGGAAAACACGGGAAGGAGTCGATTTCTCTGCCTCCTCCGCCGCTTTCGCTTGTCGAATCCATTGGATCCACAG GTTCTTTGGATGTCTACTCAACGAAGACTGTGACTAGAGTAAGGAACTTTCCTCATGTCGATGGAAACTACGCCTTGCATGTTTACATCCCTG TTTTTATACCACTATTGGCGAAGAAGGAGATTGCCTGTGTTTTAAAGAGGGTTGCATCACTTGTTCCCCATCTTCATTTGGTCGAAGCTGATATTCCACTCAGCATTCTTTGCAACGATGACCAGAAGCTTGACCATGCTTTGGGGAGAGAGTTCCACATAAGCTTGGGAAGAAGCGTTCCTCTTCGTGTTCATCAGATTAACTCTCTGGTTTCTATGCTTAGGCAAAAACTTCAGTTACACAAGAG ATATTGGATTGATTTTAATAAGTGGCAAGTCTTTGTGAATGACGACTCTACTCGTTCTTTCCTCTCTCTGGAAATCACCACTTCTGGACTATCCGAG ATAAGCAAGCAAATTGATGCTGTTAATGAAGTTTACAAGCTTCACAATCTTCCAGAGTTCTACAAG GATCCGCGACCACATATCTCCTTGGTCTGGGCGTTGGGTGATATTAGAACTTCCTTAAAGGGAGCTGTTGACGGGGAACTGAAGAAGCTTAGAGCTGGTGGTTGCGTGCAGAATCGTATATTCACCTCTAAGTTTTCTGGAATCGAGTGTAAGATAGGAAACAAAACACACAAAATATGTAAACTCCCAGATGAATAA
- the LOC106319333 gene encoding U6 snRNA phosphodiesterase isoform X2 codes for MDALRASYGDSSSDSDTDDLSPAAENHGEVSTSGKHGKESISLPPPPLSLVESIGSTGSLDVYSTKTVTRVRNFPHVDGNYALHVYIPVFIPLLAKKEIACVLKRVASLVPHLHLVEADIPLSILCNDDQKLDHALGREFHISLGRSVPLRVHQINSLVSMLRQKLQLHKRYWIDFNKWQVFVNDDSTRSFLSLEITTSGLSEVSSKLMLLMKFTSFTIFQSSTRIRDHISPWSGRWVILELP; via the exons ATGGACGCATTGAGAGCTTCTTACGGTGACTCTTCATCGGACTCGGATACTGATGATCTCTCTCCGGCTGCTGAAAATCACGGCGAGGTATCAACCTCTGGAAAACACGGGAAGGAGTCGATTTCTCTGCCTCCTCCGCCGCTTTCGCTTGTCGAATCCATTGGATCCACAG GTTCTTTGGATGTCTACTCAACGAAGACTGTGACTAGAGTAAGGAACTTTCCTCATGTCGATGGAAACTACGCCTTGCATGTTTACATCCCTG TTTTTATACCACTATTGGCGAAGAAGGAGATTGCCTGTGTTTTAAAGAGGGTTGCATCACTTGTTCCCCATCTTCATTTGGTCGAAGCTGATATTCCACTCAGCATTCTTTGCAACGATGACCAGAAGCTTGACCATGCTTTGGGGAGAGAGTTCCACATAAGCTTGGGAAGAAGCGTTCCTCTTCGTGTTCATCAGATTAACTCTCTGGTTTCTATGCTTAGGCAAAAACTTCAGTTACACAAGAG ATATTGGATTGATTTTAATAAGTGGCAAGTCTTTGTGAATGACGACTCTACTCGTTCTTTCCTCTCTCTGGAAATCACCACTTCTGGACTATCCGAGGTAT CAAGCAAATTGATGCTGTTAATGAAGTTTACAAGCTTCACAATCTTCCAGAGTTCTACAAG GATCCGCGACCACATATCTCCTTGGTCTGGGCGTTGGGTGATATTAGAACTTCCTTAA
- the LOC106314807 gene encoding uncharacterized protein LOC106314807 yields the protein MDDAYKVRSDWFHHGDGNSVDVVEVKDRCWNAEILSLYEAANCLDEDLAIRGSELRESVEGEDRKEDEFLAKLAEAETPLYPTCSSHSKLSAVVSLFRIKSQNGWSDKSFDDLLQTLSNMLPEDNVLHTSTYDVKEFLKSFDMGYQKIHACVNDCCLFRKKLKTAESCPKCKASRWKTNMHTGEIKKGVSQKSTDGKLRHPVDSVTWQSMNDKYPAFAAEERNLRLGLSTDGFNPFSMKNSRYSCWPVLLVNYNMAPHLCMKEENIMLSLLIPGPHQPGNSIDVYLEPLIEDLKHLWCIGELTYDAVSKTTFTLKAMLLWTISDFPAYGNLAGCKVKGKMGCPICGKHTDSLWLSNSRKFVFMGHRKCLPPLHSFRGKKTWFDGKTEHGTKGRILTGRNVSFVLRNYNNVFGNRKQSGKQRATRVDIPSDNEEELIESDEDEDIG from the exons ATGGATGATGCTTACAAGGTACGGTCGGATTGGTTTCACCATGGAGATGGTAACTCAGTTGATGTAGTGGAAGTTAAAGATAGATGCTGGAATGCTGAGATCCTTAGTTTATATGAAGCCGCAAACTGCTTAGATGAGGATTTAGCCATTCGGGGGTCAGAGTTGCGTGAGTCAGTTGAGGGTGAGGATAGGAAAGAAGATGAGTTTTTAGCAAAACTTGCAGAGGCTGAAACCCCCTTGTATCCAACGTGTTCGAGTCATAGCAAGCTATCAGCTGTAGTTTCATTGTTCAGGATTAAGTCTCAGAATGGGTGGTCAGACAAGAGCTTTGATGACTTACTGCAAACTTTGTCGAACATGTTACCTGAAGACAATGTGCTGCACACATCAACTTATGATGTCAAGGAGTTTTTGAAATCTTTTGATATGGGATATCAAAAAATTCATGCTTGTGTGAACGACTGCTGCTTATTTAGAAAGAAGCTGAAGACGGCTGAGAGTTGCCCAAAATGCAAGGCGTCTAGATGGAAGACCAACATGCATACTGGTGAAATCAAGAAGGGTGTTTCACAGAAG AGCACAGATGGGAAACTGCGCCATCCAGTAGATTCTGTTACTTGGCAGTCAATGAATGACAAGTATCCGGCGTTCGCAGCGGAGGAGAGGAACTTGCGACTTGGGCTTTCAACAGATGGGTTTAATCCCTTCAGTATGAAGAACAGCCGATACAGTTGTTGGCCTGTGTTACTAGTGAATTACAACATGGCTCCTCACCTATGTATGAAGGAGGAGAACATAATGCTCAGTCTGCTGATTCCAGGACCCCATCAACCAGGCAATAGTATAGATGTATACTTAGAACCTCTGATAGAAGATTTAAAACATCTGTGGTGCATAGGCGAGTTAACATACGATGCAGTTAGTAAGACAACCTTTACGCTTAAGGCAATGCTTCTTTGGACTATTAGTGATTTCCCCGCATATGGGAATCTTGCTGGTTGTAAAGTGAAGGGTAAGATGGGTTGTCCTATATGCGGGAAGCACACAGATAGTTTGTGGCTGAGTAATAGTAGGAAATTTGTATTTATGGGCCACCGGAAATGTTTGCCTCCCTTACATAGTTTCAGAGGAAAGAAGACTTGGTTTGATGGGAAAACTGAACATGGGACAAAGGGAAGGATACTGACGGGTAGGAATGTCTCATTTGTGCTGAGAAATTACAATAATGTGTTTGGTAACAGAAAACAGTCTGGGAAACAGAGAGCTACTCGAGTTGACATACCATCTGATAACGAGGAGGAACTAATTGAATCTGATGAAGATGAAGATATAGGATAG
- the LOC106313140 gene encoding polyadenylate-binding protein 1-like → MTLNDEQEHEVYGGDIPEEEEGEMETDEYEEYVGEEGAAAGGDEKLKPGSASRDLEDMKKRIKEIEEEAGALREMQAKAEKDMGAGQDPSSAISSAEKEEVDSRSIHVGNVDYACTPEEVQQHFQSCGTVNRVTILTDKFGQPKGFAYVEFVEADAVQNSLILNESELHGRKIKVSAKRTNVPGMRQFRGRRPFRPMRGFMAAPMYYAPYAYGRVPRFRRPMRYRPY, encoded by the exons ATGACGCTAAACGATGAGCAAGAGCACGAGGTGTACGGTGGAGATATCCCAGAGGAGGAGGAAGGAGAGATGGAAACAGACGAGTACGAGGAATACGTCGGAGAAGAAGGCGCCGCAGCCGGAGGAGATGAGAAGCTTAAACCAGGCTCTGCCTCTAGG GATTTAGAGGACATGAAGAAACGAATCAAGGAGATCGAGGAAGAAGCTGGAGCTTTGCGTGAAATGCAAGCCAAAGCTGAGAAAGATATGGGTGCTGGCCAAG ATCCATCAAGTGCTATTAGTTCGGCTGAGAAGGAAGAAGTGGATTCCCGCTCAATACATGTTGGCAAT GTGGACTATGCTTGCACTCCAGAGGAAGTCCAGCAGCATTTTCAGTCCTGTGGAACAGTCAACAGGGTTACGATTCTGACAGATAAGTTTGGCCAACCCAAAGGTTTTGCCTATGTCGAATTTGTGGAAGCAGATGCCGTTCAGAATTCACTTATATTGAACGAGTCAGAACTGCATGGTCGTAAGATTAAG GTATCTGCAAAGAGAACTAACGTCCCTGGAATGAGACAATTCCGAGGAAGGCGGCCTTTTAGACCCATGAGGGGGTTCATGGCTGCCCCTATGTATTATGCTCCATATGCTTATGG GAGAGTTCCTAGGTTCAGACGGCCAATGCGCTACAGACCATACTGA
- the LOC106319332 gene encoding uncharacterized protein LOC106319332, which yields MPSSFSKPSLDSPFSLDGAEAEHRLREAEERLREAMAELQRRQRSAARGSHGDICDHVDVSCVANAIGNLCQSFLLSYGVRVGIGILLRAFKLARGQSYSSLLDLKQLVSEKDLIVREEACRIGLLFGGFTGSYHALRCCLRKWRKKETPLNSVLAGSIAGLSVLALDDSNQRRTLALYLLARLGQAAYNSAKSKNKFHLWGSHWRHGDSLLFSLACSQVMYAFIMRPETLPKSYREFIQKTGPVARPVYQAVRECCRGGPIDVASLSAYISSKNEASHVRVQEFASIIPCSAIHPHTNSCLAQNANAMSATFKKTFPLYFSLTFVPYVVLHLQKFMASPYRTSWNAIRDSVRSTSFLSAFVGIFQAFICAHRKVASKDHKLVYWFAGGVAALSVMLEKKPRRSELALYVLPRAGDSLWEILVNRHILPNIKNAEVAVFCGCMGGIMYYLEHEPDTLAPFLRGLIRRFLASQISNPSSKISQSSSYMYLQTLDALEKPKAPENRESETQKAEEKYNLEAIPGL from the exons ATGCCTTCGTCCTTCTCCAAGCCGTCTTTGGATTCTCCTTTCTCCCTGGACGGCGCCGAGGCTGAGCACCGGCTCCGTGAGGCGGAGGAGAGGCTACGCGAGGCCATGGCGGAGCTTCAGCGTAGACAGCGTTCGGCGGCGCGTGGATCTCATGGCGATATCTGCGATCACGTAGACGTCTCCTGCGTGGCCAATGCCATCGGCAATCTGTGCCAGAGCTTCCTCCTCTCGTACGGCGTCAGAGTAGGGATCGGAATCCTTCTCCGCGCCTTCAAGCTCGCCAGAGGGCAGTCTTACTCGTCCCTGCTCGATCTCAAG CAACTTGTGTCAGAGAAAGATTTGATTGTTAGGGAAGAAGCATGTCGTATTGGTTTACTCTTTGGTGGCTTTACCGGCTCCTATCACGCACTCAGATGCTGTTTGAGGAAGTGGAGAAAGAAGGAGACGCCATTGAATTC AGTTTTAGCAGGTTCAATTGCGGGTTTGTCGGTTCTCGCGTTAGATGATTCCAACCAGCGGCGCACACTTGCTCTCTACCTCTTGGCTAGATTAGGCCAG GCGGCTTACAATTCCGCAAAGTCAAAGAACAAATTCCATCTTTGGGGAAGCCATTGGAGACATGGAGATTCTTTACTTTTTTCTCTTGCTTGTTCCCAG GTTATGTATGCGTTTATAATGCGTCCTGAAACCTTGCCGAAGTCATATAGAGAGTTTATTCAGAAGACAGGTCCAGTTGCAAGGCCTGTCTACCAGGCTGTAAGAGAATGCTGCAGAGGTGGTCCAATCGATGTAGCCTCCTTATCAGCCTACATTTCTAGTAAAAACGAAGCCAGTCATGTGAGGGTCCAAGAGTTTGCTTCCATCATCCCTTGTTCAGCTATTCATCCACACACTAATTCGTGTCTGGCCCAAAATGCTAATGCAATGTCAGCTACATTCAAGAAAACGTTTCCATTATACTTCTCCCTGACATTTGTCCCATATGTCGTCCTACACCTGCAAAAG TTCATGGCTTCTCCTTACCGGACATCTTGGAATGCAATCAGAGATTCAGTTCGATCCACTTCCTTCTTGTCTGCTTTTGTTGGGATATTTCAG GCCTTCATATGTGCCCATAGAAAAGTTGCATCCAAGGACCACAAGCTCGTTTACTGGTTTGCGGGTGGTGTAGCTGCTCTTTCGGTTATGCTAGAGAAAAAACCAAGACGCTCTGAGCTTGCTCTATATGTTCTTCCCCGAGCTGGAGATTCTCTGTGGGAGATACTTGTTAACCGCCACATTCTTCCCAATATTAAAAACGCCGAG GTTGCTGTATTCTGTGGATGTATGGGAGGAATCATGTATTACCTAGAACATGAACCTGATACATTGGCTCCGTTTCTGAGAGGACTCATCCGTCGGTTTCTTGCTAGTCAAATAAGCAATCCAAGTAGCAAAATCAGTCAGAGTTCTTCCTATATGTATCTCCAGACCCTAGATGCGTTGGAGAAACCAAAAGCGCCCGAGAACCGAGAAAGTGAAACTCAAAAAGCTGAAGAAAAGTATAACCTGGAGGCAATTCCTGGTCTTTAG